The Sulfitobacter guttiformis genome contains a region encoding:
- a CDS encoding sarcosine oxidase subunit alpha family protein — translation MSTRLATGGRLVDKTKTVKFRFNGKHMSGFEGDTLASALLANDQMLVGRSFKYHRPRGIVAAGPEEPNGLVNLGSGGSFEPNARVTTTELFDGLRAESQNHWPSLEFDVGAINKHLSRFLPAGFYYKMFIHPRPLWKHVYEPIIRHSAGLGRAPKTRDDDTYEHFYAFCDVLVVGGGIAGLEAARAAALSGARVIVMEQTAHWGGRTPVDGGDIDGMPAQAWIDATLAQLGGMENVTLRSRTMGAGVYDHGYVLGYEQLTDHAPEKSGPRHRLWRVRAGHVITATGAIERPLSFAGNDIPGVMLAAAVRDYAVNFGVSVGDRTVVVTNNDDAYLTAFALKHAGLDVPAIIDARVLPQDSEAMTQAKALGIRVLMGHAISSVKGGKRVTGVSICSQAGEGAVLEEISCDVVAMSGGWSPVVHLWSHCGGKLVWDTVNACFSPDPNRPPQGADGGQFVSTAGAASGIFALDDLLNDAFAAADGTLRCLGMKLPKDTKAAKGLRRAEAPLAPVWLMPQGASVKLREKAWLDYQNDVKVSDIRLAAQEGFVSVEHAKRYTTLGMATDQGKLSNINGLATLAGALGEDIPTVGITTFRPPYHPISMASIGGEARDAAFQPVRRTPMHDWNEAHGAQWEPVGQWRRPYAYRQSGESTHAAVMREVTNTRTNMGLLDASTLGKLIVKGPDAGKFLDLLYTNMMSTLAIGKCRYGLMCNDNGFLIDDGVVARIDEETWLCHTTTGGAERIHAHMEEWLQTEWWDMQVYVANVTEQYAQIAVVGPNARKALEKLGGMDVSKETLKFMEWADGTIGGFKVRVFRISFSGELSYEIAVDAGQGQAFWDALMAVGADLGVMPYGTECLHILRAEKGFIMIGDESDGTVIPQDLGLHWALSKKKEDYLGKRAHLRAHMADPNRWKLVGLETVDGSTLPDGAYAVGEGKNENGQRIMIGRVTSTYHSPTLGKGIAMGLVHNGPDRMGDVLEFPGLDGKTYKARIVDPVFYDKEGEKQNV, via the coding sequence ATGAGCACCCGCCTTGCAACCGGTGGCCGCTTGGTCGACAAAACCAAAACGGTCAAGTTCCGCTTTAACGGCAAACACATGAGCGGTTTCGAGGGGGACACGCTGGCCTCGGCTCTGCTTGCCAACGACCAGATGTTGGTTGGTCGATCGTTCAAATATCACCGCCCGCGCGGCATTGTCGCCGCAGGCCCCGAAGAACCCAATGGCCTTGTAAACCTTGGCTCTGGTGGCTCGTTCGAGCCGAATGCCCGCGTCACCACAACCGAGCTTTTTGACGGTCTGCGCGCGGAGAGCCAAAATCACTGGCCCAGCCTCGAATTCGACGTAGGCGCAATTAACAAACACCTCAGCCGGTTCTTGCCCGCAGGCTTTTATTACAAAATGTTCATCCATCCGCGCCCGCTTTGGAAACACGTGTACGAGCCGATCATTCGCCACTCTGCAGGTTTGGGCCGCGCACCGAAAACGCGCGATGATGACACCTACGAGCATTTCTATGCTTTCTGCGACGTATTGGTCGTGGGCGGCGGCATCGCGGGCCTTGAGGCGGCGCGGGCTGCGGCGCTGTCCGGTGCCCGTGTGATCGTGATGGAGCAAACGGCCCATTGGGGTGGTCGCACACCCGTGGACGGTGGCGATATCGACGGCATGCCGGCACAGGCATGGATCGACGCGACGCTTGCCCAGCTTGGTGGCATGGAAAATGTTACTCTGCGGAGCAGGACAATGGGCGCAGGCGTCTATGATCACGGCTATGTCCTTGGTTACGAGCAGCTCACAGATCACGCCCCTGAAAAATCCGGTCCCCGCCACCGTTTGTGGCGCGTGCGGGCAGGGCATGTCATCACTGCCACAGGTGCAATTGAGCGTCCGCTGAGTTTTGCCGGTAATGACATCCCCGGTGTGATGCTGGCAGCTGCTGTACGCGATTATGCGGTCAATTTCGGTGTCTCCGTGGGCGACCGTACTGTTGTGGTCACCAACAACGATGACGCCTACCTGACCGCCTTTGCCCTGAAGCACGCGGGCCTTGATGTCCCTGCAATCATTGACGCCCGCGTTCTGCCACAAGACAGCGAAGCGATGACGCAAGCAAAAGCGTTGGGGATCCGCGTCCTGATGGGCCACGCAATCTCTTCCGTCAAAGGCGGCAAGCGTGTCACCGGCGTTTCCATCTGCTCGCAGGCGGGTGAGGGTGCGGTGCTTGAGGAAATCAGCTGTGATGTCGTTGCGATGTCGGGTGGCTGGTCGCCAGTGGTGCATCTGTGGTCTCATTGCGGCGGTAAGCTGGTGTGGGATACGGTGAACGCCTGTTTCAGCCCTGATCCCAATCGCCCTCCACAAGGTGCTGATGGCGGCCAGTTCGTCTCTACCGCAGGGGCCGCGTCAGGTATTTTTGCCCTTGATGACTTGCTGAATGATGCCTTTGCTGCTGCGGATGGCACGTTGCGCTGTCTAGGAATGAAGTTGCCCAAAGATACAAAAGCCGCCAAAGGCCTGCGCCGTGCCGAAGCACCGCTTGCTCCGGTCTGGCTGATGCCACAGGGGGCTTCGGTCAAGCTGCGCGAAAAAGCATGGCTTGATTACCAGAATGACGTAAAAGTCTCGGATATCCGCCTTGCGGCGCAAGAGGGGTTTGTTTCGGTCGAGCATGCCAAACGTTATACCACACTCGGGATGGCAACAGATCAGGGAAAGCTGAGTAATATCAACGGACTTGCGACCTTGGCTGGTGCTTTGGGCGAGGACATTCCGACCGTAGGGATCACTACTTTCCGGCCTCCGTATCATCCGATTTCCATGGCCTCCATCGGAGGCGAGGCGCGTGATGCCGCGTTCCAGCCTGTGCGGCGCACGCCGATGCATGACTGGAACGAGGCACACGGAGCCCAATGGGAACCGGTTGGCCAGTGGCGCCGGCCCTATGCCTATAGGCAAAGCGGCGAAAGCACACATGCGGCCGTGATGCGTGAAGTTACCAATACACGCACAAATATGGGCCTGCTTGATGCCTCTACGCTGGGTAAGCTGATCGTAAAAGGCCCCGATGCGGGCAAATTTCTGGATCTGCTTTACACAAATATGATGAGCACGCTCGCAATCGGCAAATGCCGCTACGGGCTGATGTGCAACGACAACGGGTTTCTGATCGACGACGGCGTGGTTGCCCGCATCGACGAGGAGACATGGTTGTGCCACACCACAACCGGCGGGGCCGAACGTATCCACGCCCATATGGAGGAATGGCTGCAAACCGAGTGGTGGGACATGCAGGTTTATGTCGCCAATGTGACGGAGCAATACGCCCAGATCGCTGTGGTGGGCCCCAATGCCCGCAAGGCGTTGGAAAAGCTGGGCGGTATGGATGTCAGCAAGGAGACGCTGAAATTCATGGAGTGGGCAGACGGCACAATCGGCGGGTTCAAGGTGCGGGTGTTCCGTATCTCTTTCTCGGGTGAGCTGAGCTACGAGATTGCGGTCGATGCCGGGCAGGGTCAGGCGTTCTGGGATGCGCTGATGGCGGTCGGTGCCGATTTGGGTGTGATGCCCTACGGAACCGAATGTTTGCACATCTTGCGCGCCGAAAAAGGGTTTATCATGATCGGCGATGAAAGTGATGGCACCGTGATTCCGCAGGATCTGGGCCTGCACTGGGCGCTGTCGAAAAAGAAAGAGGATTATCTGGGCAAGCGGGCGCATCTGCGCGCTCATATGGCTGACCCGAACCGTTGGAAGCTTGTGGGCCTCGAAACGGTCGATGGCTCTACCCTGCCTGACGGGGCCTATGCCGTGGGCGAGGGCAAAAACGAAAATGGCCAGCGCATCATGATCGGGCGCGTTACGTCGACCTATCATTCTCCGACCCTTGGCAAAGGTATCGCGATGGGGCTGGTCCACAATGGGCCGGACCGGATGGGGGATGTGCTGGAGTTCCCCGGCCTTGATGGCAAAACCTACAAAGCGCGGATCGTCGATCCGGTGTTCTATGATAAAGAAGGGGAAAAGCAGAATGTCTGA
- the dusA gene encoding tRNA dihydrouridine(20/20a) synthase DusA: MVQVSEIKKYNLHQNARLSVAPMMDWTTTHCRTLHRMMSKHTLLYTEMVTSPALVQGRAFHLLDHDASEHPVALQLGGSDPAELAEAARIGAAAGYDEINLNVGCPSDRVQSGAFGAVLMKDAALVSKCITAMRHAIDVEVTVKCRIGVDDQNPEEVLPEFLSRMVGAGIERVAVHARMAWLDGLSPKENRDIPPLNYPLVHRMKELFPNLHISLNGGITTLEAAQAALDAGLDGVMIGRAAYHQPSDILCQADRRIYGEGDDTTPESIVHSMLPYIEAHLERGGKLGAVTRPMLGLFAGRPGARIWRRVLSEGAHRPDAGIALVLEALEQVQTQTMLASQTHAV, encoded by the coding sequence ATGGTTCAAGTGTCTGAAATAAAAAAGTATAATTTGCATCAAAATGCGCGCCTGTCTGTCGCGCCTATGATGGACTGGACCACAACCCATTGCCGCACCCTACACCGGATGATGAGTAAGCACACATTGCTCTACACCGAAATGGTGACTTCGCCTGCGCTGGTGCAGGGGCGTGCTTTTCATTTGTTGGATCACGATGCGTCGGAGCATCCGGTAGCTTTGCAGCTTGGCGGCTCCGATCCGGCAGAGCTGGCAGAGGCGGCGCGGATCGGCGCGGCAGCGGGATACGACGAGATCAATCTAAATGTCGGTTGTCCGTCGGATCGCGTTCAATCGGGTGCCTTTGGTGCGGTTTTGATGAAAGATGCCGCACTGGTATCGAAATGCATTACCGCCATGCGCCATGCGATCGATGTCGAGGTGACTGTGAAGTGCCGCATCGGCGTAGACGACCAGAACCCCGAAGAGGTGCTGCCGGAGTTTTTAAGCCGCATGGTGGGCGCGGGAATCGAGCGTGTGGCAGTTCATGCGCGCATGGCATGGCTTGACGGGCTAAGCCCTAAGGAAAACCGCGATATTCCACCCTTGAATTATCCGCTGGTGCACCGGATGAAAGAGCTGTTTCCGAATTTACACATTTCGCTCAACGGCGGAATAACCACTCTGGAGGCAGCACAAGCAGCCCTCGATGCGGGGTTGGACGGTGTGATGATCGGGCGCGCAGCCTATCACCAGCCGAGCGATATCCTGTGTCAGGCAGACCGCCGTATCTATGGCGAGGGTGACGATACCACGCCCGAAAGTATCGTTCACAGCATGTTGCCCTATATCGAGGCGCATTTGGAGCGTGGCGGCAAACTGGGGGCTGTAACGCGGCCGATGTTGGGGCTGTTCGCGGGGCGTCCGGGCGCCCGTATTTGGCGCCGTGTGCTGTCGGAGGGCGCACATCGCCCTGATGCGGGCATTGCGCTGGTTCTTGAAGCACTGGAACAGGTTCAGACGCAAACCATGCTGGCAAGCCAGACGCACGCGGTGTAG
- a CDS encoding DUF1289 domain-containing protein, whose protein sequence is MSDEVWKRDEVESPCVKLCVVHPQSRLCTGCLRSIDEIGAWSRMSAEARRAVMAELPSRAAVHTQRRGGRAARLARKL, encoded by the coding sequence ATGAGTGACGAAGTCTGGAAGCGCGACGAGGTCGAGAGCCCTTGTGTCAAACTTTGCGTGGTACATCCCCAAAGCCGCCTGTGCACCGGTTGCCTGCGTTCTATCGACGAGATTGGTGCATGGTCGCGGATGAGTGCGGAGGCACGACGTGCTGTCATGGCAGAGCTCCCTAGCCGCGCGGCTGTCCATACGCAGCGACGTGGCGGTCGGGCTGCACGTCTGGCGCGCAAGCTCTAG
- a CDS encoding sulfite exporter TauE/SafE family protein encodes MPETMLLIQMAVLLLVIGAFAGILAGLLGVGGGIVLVPAFFYAFQTLGYGGDQLMQMCLATSLATIIVTSLRSVLAHNKKGAVDWAILRAWAPGIMIGAVVGMLVVSGLRSSTLQAIFGVLALVVGLYMGFGRSEWRLGQAMPKGISLAALSPSVGFLSVLMGIGGGSFGVPLMTLYNTPIHRAVATAAGFGIAIAVPSVIGFLFVSIDPATRPPYTIGAVNLVAFVLVIAMTLITAPIGARMAHAMDPKPLKRVFAVFLVLVALNMLRKAMMG; translated from the coding sequence ATGCCGGAAACCATGTTGCTAATCCAGATGGCGGTACTGCTGCTGGTGATCGGAGCCTTTGCCGGCATACTGGCCGGCTTGCTGGGGGTGGGCGGTGGCATCGTTCTGGTGCCTGCGTTCTTTTATGCGTTCCAGACTCTGGGATACGGCGGTGACCAGTTGATGCAGATGTGTCTTGCGACATCTCTTGCGACCATCATCGTAACCTCCCTCCGCTCCGTACTGGCGCATAATAAAAAAGGTGCTGTGGATTGGGCGATACTGCGCGCATGGGCACCCGGTATCATGATCGGTGCTGTGGTGGGGATGCTCGTGGTTTCGGGCCTGCGGTCATCGACATTGCAAGCGATATTCGGTGTGTTGGCACTGGTGGTGGGTCTTTACATGGGTTTTGGACGCTCTGAGTGGCGGCTGGGGCAGGCGATGCCAAAGGGCATTTCGCTCGCAGCGCTGTCGCCGTCGGTTGGCTTCCTTTCTGTGTTGATGGGGATTGGTGGCGGCAGTTTCGGCGTACCGCTTATGACCCTTTATAACACACCCATCCACCGTGCTGTGGCCACCGCAGCAGGGTTCGGCATAGCGATCGCAGTGCCGTCTGTGATCGGTTTCTTGTTTGTGAGCATCGATCCTGCAACGCGCCCACCCTATACCATCGGTGCAGTCAATTTAGTGGCCTTTGTGCTGGTGATCGCGATGACGCTGATTACCGCACCGATCGGCGCGCGCATGGCGCACGCGATGGATCCCAAACCACTCAAGCGGGTATTTGCCGTTTTCTTGGTGCTGGTTGCCCTCAATATGCTGCGTAAGGCGATGATGGGGTGA
- the ruvX gene encoding Holliday junction resolvase RuvX — translation MIYEDIKEFAANVPAMQALIGLDLGEKTIGVAVTDSFLSVATPLETVRRRKFGLDAARLGEIIAARRIGGLILGLPFNMDGSEGARCQSTRAFARNFDRLHPALPISYWDERLSTVAAERALLEADTSRKRRAEVIDHVAAGFILQGVLDRLRVLRAAQEV, via the coding sequence TTGATTTACGAGGACATCAAAGAATTCGCCGCCAATGTTCCTGCGATGCAGGCGCTTATTGGCCTTGATCTGGGCGAAAAGACCATTGGCGTGGCTGTAACCGACAGCTTTTTATCCGTGGCCACCCCACTTGAGACAGTGCGGCGGCGCAAGTTTGGCCTGGATGCCGCGCGGCTGGGTGAAATCATCGCGGCGCGCCGCATTGGAGGGCTGATCCTCGGGTTGCCGTTTAACATGGACGGATCGGAGGGCGCGCGCTGCCAGTCGACGCGTGCGTTTGCGCGCAATTTCGACCGTTTGCACCCTGCCCTGCCCATAAGCTACTGGGATGAGCGGTTGTCGACTGTTGCTGCCGAGCGCGCATTGCTGGAGGCGGATACGTCGCGCAAGCGGCGTGCGGAAGTGATTGACCACGTGGCTGCAGGATTTATCCTACAGGGTGTGCTGGACAGGCTGCGCGTGTTGCGTGCAGCGCAGGAGGTTTGA
- the ccmI gene encoding c-type cytochrome biogenesis protein CcmI, translating to MVSFWIVAGAITLMVAGVLAAAVIRGARREVGSRAASDVEVYRAQLAEVDRDVARGVIGQSDAERVHAEVARRLIAADKAQTDERASTTTAPVGLALALIGTGLIASVASYLWLGAPGYGDMGLQDRIAFAEEVRTSRPAQVVAERSLPEFVDPVEMDERYVTLMAQLRETVAERPDDLQGHTLLVQQERRIGNFVAAKQAMSRVVALKRDTVTAQELADLGELQVLAAGGYVSPEAEMSLRAALTQDAGNGTARYYLGLMLAQTGRPDQAFRIWDGLLRAGPEEAPWIPPIVAQIEELAQLAGVRYALPEIGSSAARGPSAEDIDNASDMTPAERMDMIGSMVSGLSQRLATEGGPARDWARLISSLGVLGKWERAQAIHANAIDVFSDDPAAIDLLNAAGQQAGVVD from the coding sequence ATGGTGAGTTTCTGGATAGTCGCAGGTGCGATCACGCTGATGGTGGCGGGCGTACTGGCGGCGGCCGTGATACGCGGAGCGCGCCGCGAGGTCGGATCGCGGGCTGCCTCCGACGTTGAAGTGTACCGTGCGCAGCTGGCCGAAGTGGACCGCGATGTGGCGCGCGGCGTTATCGGTCAATCGGATGCGGAGCGTGTTCATGCCGAAGTCGCCCGCCGCCTGATTGCCGCCGACAAAGCACAGACGGACGAGCGTGCCAGCACGACCACAGCGCCCGTTGGACTGGCCCTTGCGCTGATAGGCACCGGATTGATTGCGAGTGTTGCCAGCTACCTTTGGCTCGGCGCGCCTGGCTATGGCGATATGGGTCTTCAGGACCGCATTGCATTTGCCGAGGAGGTGCGCACCTCGCGCCCCGCGCAAGTGGTGGCAGAGCGGTCCCTACCCGAATTTGTCGACCCCGTAGAGATGGACGAACGTTATGTCACGCTAATGGCGCAGTTGCGCGAAACCGTGGCCGAACGTCCCGATGACCTGCAGGGCCATACTTTGCTTGTTCAACAAGAGCGCCGGATTGGCAATTTCGTAGCTGCAAAGCAGGCGATGTCGCGTGTCGTCGCCCTTAAACGGGACACTGTCACAGCTCAGGAGCTTGCCGATCTGGGAGAGCTTCAAGTTCTGGCGGCGGGAGGGTATGTGTCGCCGGAAGCTGAGATGAGCCTGCGCGCCGCGCTCACGCAGGACGCAGGCAATGGTACAGCGCGGTACTATCTGGGTCTGATGCTGGCACAGACCGGCAGACCGGATCAGGCCTTTCGCATTTGGGATGGTCTGTTACGTGCTGGACCCGAAGAAGCACCGTGGATACCACCGATTGTGGCCCAGATCGAAGAGTTGGCCCAGCTTGCCGGCGTGCGATACGCGCTTCCGGAAATCGGCAGCAGCGCAGCACGTGGCCCAAGTGCCGAGGATATCGACAACGCCAGCGATATGACACCGGCAGAGCGTATGGACATGATCGGCAGTATGGTAAGCGGTCTGTCACAACGCCTCGCGACAGAGGGCGGGCCCGCACGCGACTGGGCGCGGCTGATATCATCGTTAGGCGTTTTAGGAAAATGGGAACGGGCACAGGCAATTCATGCCAATGCGATCGACGTATTTTCTGATGACCCTGCCGCTATCGACCTGCTGAATGCAGCAGGCCAGCAAGCCGGAGTTGTAGATTGA
- a CDS encoding sarcosine oxidase subunit delta produces MLIVSCPNCGITAEETEFHAHGEAHITRHAAGSTDDQMETYLFMRKNPKGVHFERWHHRYGCGKWFHMARDTMTLEVFGTYTGQTSAPPEELLQKIDAKRPGWRKAS; encoded by the coding sequence ATGCTGATCGTATCTTGCCCTAATTGCGGCATCACGGCCGAAGAAACCGAATTTCACGCTCACGGCGAGGCCCATATCACCCGCCATGCCGCAGGCAGTACCGATGATCAGATGGAGACCTATCTCTTTATGCGCAAAAACCCGAAGGGTGTGCATTTCGAGCGCTGGCATCACCGATATGGCTGCGGCAAGTGGTTTCATATGGCGAGGGATACGATGACACTTGAGGTCTTTGGCACTTACACTGGCCAAACCTCCGCCCCGCCCGAAGAACTGCTGCAAAAAATAGATGCGAAACGCCCTGGCTGGCGGAAAGCATCCTGA
- a CDS encoding sarcosine oxidase subunit beta family protein produces the protein MKKYSVFAVAREAMRHHTGWTRAWRDAAPKRHYDAIIIGAGGHGLATAYYLGKNFGITNVAILEKGWLGGGNTGRNTTIIRSNYLQDPSAAIYEKSRSLYETMSQDLNYNVMFSPRGVIMLAQTEHEVRGYKRTAHANMLQGVKTEFISPEKVKQLVPIINLAGPRYPVLGGLWQARGGTARHDAVAWGYARACSDMGMDVIQQCEVTGIRSEGGKVVGVSTTKGDIGCDKLGMVVAGHSGHLADMAGFRLPIESVALQALVSEPIKPCMDVVVMANTVHGYMSQSDKGEMVIGGGTDGYNNYTQRGSFHHIEETVRALIETFPMVSRLKMLRQWGGIVDVTGDRSPILSKTPVDGIFINCGWGTGGFKAIPGSGWAMAELMAKGRSPLTDAFGLERFTEGRFIDESVAAGVAH, from the coding sequence ATGAAAAAATACTCCGTATTTGCAGTGGCACGCGAAGCAATGCGCCACCATACCGGCTGGACCCGCGCATGGCGCGACGCCGCGCCGAAAAGACATTATGACGCCATCATTATCGGGGCAGGCGGGCACGGCCTCGCGACAGCCTATTACCTGGGCAAAAATTTCGGCATCACGAATGTGGCGATCTTGGAAAAGGGTTGGCTTGGCGGTGGGAATACAGGACGCAATACAACCATCATCCGGTCCAATTATTTGCAGGATCCTTCCGCTGCAATCTATGAAAAGTCCCGTAGCCTCTATGAGACCATGTCGCAGGATCTCAACTATAATGTGATGTTCTCCCCACGGGGGGTTATTATGCTTGCACAAACCGAACATGAGGTCCGCGGATACAAGCGCACAGCGCATGCCAACATGCTACAAGGGGTGAAGACAGAATTCATCAGCCCCGAGAAGGTCAAGCAGCTGGTCCCGATCATCAATCTGGCTGGTCCACGCTATCCTGTACTGGGCGGTCTGTGGCAGGCCCGCGGCGGAACCGCGCGCCACGATGCTGTCGCTTGGGGCTACGCGCGTGCGTGCTCCGACATGGGCATGGATGTGATCCAGCAATGCGAAGTCACCGGCATCCGTTCCGAAGGTGGCAAAGTGGTTGGCGTAAGCACGACAAAGGGCGACATTGGCTGCGACAAGCTGGGGATGGTAGTTGCAGGTCACTCCGGTCACCTCGCTGATATGGCGGGCTTTCGATTACCGATCGAGAGCGTAGCATTGCAAGCGCTCGTGTCCGAACCGATCAAACCCTGCATGGATGTGGTCGTCATGGCCAACACCGTCCACGGCTACATGAGCCAGTCAGACAAGGGCGAAATGGTCATCGGTGGCGGTACAGACGGCTACAACAACTACACCCAGCGCGGTAGCTTCCACCACATCGAAGAAACCGTGCGCGCCCTGATCGAGACATTTCCAATGGTCTCCCGCCTCAAAATGTTGCGCCAGTGGGGCGGTATCGTTGACGTGACGGGCGACCGTTCGCCAATCCTGAGCAAAACCCCCGTTGACGGCATTTTCATCAACTGCGGCTGGGGCACTGGCGGGTTCAAGGCCATCCCGGGGTCCGGCTGGGCCATGGCCGAGCTGATGGCAAAAGGGCGCTCACCGCTCACTGATGCATTCGGACTGGAGCGGTTCACCGAAGGACGCTTTATAGACGAGAGTGTTGCCGCGGGGGTGGCACATTGA